The following proteins come from a genomic window of Nautilia profundicola AmH:
- the napA gene encoding nitrate reductase catalytic subunit NapA — translation MNRREFLKTTAAAAAASAVGISIPSEAKAAAENTQAGWQWDKAVCRFCGTGCGIMVAVKDDKIVAVKGDPESPVNRGINCIKGYFNAKIMYGADRLTQPLLRMNDKGEFDKNGKFRPVSWKRAFDEMEKQFKKYYNELGPTGVAVFGSGQYTIQEGYAAVKLVKAGWRSNNIDPNARHCMASAVVGFYQTFGIDEPAGCYDDIEITDTVFVWGANMAEMHPILWSRVSDAKLNNPDKYFIVNLSTYRNRCSNLADMEIIFRPNADLAIMNYLGREILKRNAVNWDFVKKHTIFATGHADIGYGMRNPNSPHVTDKERDTVAKQVAKVVTEEEAVALSPIGKWKAGDEMQMTHTAGKKPFWHWQISFDDFKKAVEPYTLDYVAKVAKGDPDESLDSFKRKLQKLADLYCDPNRKALSFWTMGFNQHVRGSWINELVYMVHLLLGKQSQPGSGAFSLTGQPSACGTAREVGTFAHRLPADMLVGNPKHRKITEKMWKIPEGTLNPKVGSHFLKIMRDIEDGKIKWAWVHVNNPWQNTANANHWIKAARTMDNFIVVNEAYPGVSARVADLILPVSMIYEKWGAYGNAERRTQHWRQQVTPPGEAMPDLWTIMEFSKRFKLKEVWKAHPQAKLPSVLDKAQAMGYDPEMTLFDVLFNRPEYRKNFPWPDPIAKNPQTGKLHANTEAGGDGRTIIGADGKEWKGYGFFVHKALWEEYRKFGLGHAHDLADFDTYHKVRGLRWPVVNGKETKWRFNAEYDPYARKYAKPGEKFAFYGPLLKALKRGDLKGPKTKQKYSLKNKAKIFWRPFMVHPEDPKYDTKGYNFWLCTGRVLEHWHSGTMTMRVPELYRAMPEALCYMNPKDAKELGLNRFDLVVVESRRGKVKARVETRGRNKPPRGLVYVPWFDEKVLINKVCLDATCPLSKETDYKKAAVKVYKA, via the coding sequence ATGAATAGAAGAGAATTTCTAAAAACAACAGCAGCGGCGGCAGCAGCAAGTGCAGTTGGAATCTCAATTCCAAGTGAAGCTAAAGCGGCAGCTGAAAATACTCAAGCCGGATGGCAATGGGATAAAGCGGTTTGTCGTTTCTGTGGTACCGGATGTGGTATTATGGTTGCGGTTAAAGACGACAAAATCGTAGCGGTTAAGGGTGACCCTGAAAGTCCAGTTAATAGAGGTATTAACTGTATTAAAGGTTACTTCAACGCTAAAATTATGTACGGTGCGGACAGACTTACTCAACCGTTATTAAGAATGAATGACAAAGGTGAGTTTGACAAAAACGGTAAGTTCAGACCAGTAAGCTGGAAAAGAGCTTTCGATGAAATGGAAAAACAATTTAAAAAATATTACAATGAATTAGGTCCTACTGGAGTTGCGGTATTCGGTTCAGGACAGTATACAATTCAAGAAGGTTATGCAGCGGTTAAATTAGTAAAAGCTGGATGGAGAAGTAACAATATCGATCCGAACGCAAGACACTGTATGGCAAGTGCGGTTGTTGGTTTCTATCAGACATTCGGTATCGACGAACCTGCTGGATGTTATGATGATATTGAAATTACTGATACAGTATTTGTTTGGGGTGCAAATATGGCGGAAATGCATCCTATTCTATGGTCAAGGGTATCTGATGCAAAACTAAACAACCCTGATAAATACTTTATTGTTAACTTATCTACATATAGAAACAGATGTTCAAACCTTGCAGATATGGAAATCATTTTCAGACCTAATGCTGACCTTGCAATTATGAACTATCTTGGTAGAGAAATCCTTAAAAGAAATGCGGTTAACTGGGATTTCGTTAAAAAACATACTATCTTTGCAACAGGACATGCAGATATCGGTTATGGTATGAGAAACCCTAACTCTCCACATGTTACAGATAAAGAAAGAGACACAGTAGCAAAACAGGTTGCAAAAGTAGTAACCGAAGAAGAGGCTGTAGCTCTTAGTCCTATCGGTAAATGGAAAGCCGGAGATGAAATGCAAATGACTCATACTGCTGGTAAAAAACCTTTCTGGCACTGGCAAATCAGCTTTGATGATTTCAAAAAAGCAGTTGAGCCTTATACTTTAGATTATGTAGCTAAAGTAGCTAAAGGTGATCCTGATGAATCACTTGATAGCTTCAAAAGAAAACTTCAAAAACTTGCAGACCTTTACTGTGATCCAAACAGAAAAGCACTATCTTTCTGGACAATGGGATTCAACCAGCACGTAAGAGGAAGCTGGATCAACGAACTTGTATATATGGTTCATTTATTACTTGGTAAACAATCACAGCCTGGTAGTGGTGCGTTCTCATTAACTGGTCAGCCAAGTGCATGTGGTACAGCAAGAGAAGTTGGTACTTTCGCACATAGACTTCCTGCGGATATGCTTGTAGGTAATCCAAAACACAGAAAAATTACTGAAAAAATGTGGAAAATACCTGAAGGAACACTTAACCCTAAAGTTGGTAGCCACTTCTTAAAAATCATGAGAGACATTGAAGACGGTAAAATCAAATGGGCTTGGGTACACGTAAACAACCCATGGCAAAATACTGCAAATGCTAACCACTGGATTAAAGCAGCAAGAACTATGGATAACTTTATCGTAGTAAACGAAGCATATCCTGGTGTATCAGCAAGGGTTGCAGACTTAATTTTACCGGTATCTATGATTTATGAAAAATGGGGAGCATACGGTAATGCTGAAAGAAGAACTCAACATTGGAGACAACAAGTAACACCTCCAGGTGAAGCAATGCCAGATTTATGGACTATTATGGAATTTAGTAAAAGATTTAAATTAAAAGAAGTATGGAAAGCTCATCCTCAAGCTAAATTACCAAGCGTACTTGATAAAGCTCAAGCTATGGGATATGATCCAGAAATGACACTATTTGACGTATTATTCAACAGACCTGAATATCGCAAAAACTTCCCATGGCCAGATCCAATTGCTAAAAACCCTCAAACAGGTAAACTTCATGCAAATACTGAAGCTGGAGGAGACGGAAGAACTATTATTGGTGCTGACGGTAAAGAATGGAAAGGTTACGGATTCTTCGTTCATAAAGCATTATGGGAAGAATACAGAAAATTCGGTCTTGGACATGCTCACGACCTTGCAGATTTCGACACATATCATAAAGTTAGAGGTCTAAGATGGCCTGTAGTTAACGGTAAAGAAACAAAATGGAGATTTAATGCTGAATACGATCCATATGCAAGAAAATATGCAAAACCTGGTGAAAAATTCGCATTCTACGGTCCATTACTTAAAGCACTTAAAAGAGGTGACCTTAAAGGACCTAAAACTAAACAAAAATATAGCCTAAAAAATAAAGCGAAAATTTTCTGGAGACCGTTTATGGTTCACCCTGAAGATCCAAAATACGATACAAAAGGTTACAACTTCTGGCTATGTACAGGTAGGGTACTTGAACACTGGCATAGTGGTACTATGACTATGAGAGTTCCTGAACTATATAGAGCAATGCCTGAAGCATTATGTTACATGAACCCTAAAGACGCTAAAGAGTTAGGTCTTAACAGATTCGATTTAGTTGTAGTTGAATCAAGAAGAGGTAAAGTTAAAGCAAGAGTTGAAACAAGAGGAAGAAACAAACCGCCAAGAGGACTTGTATATGTTCCATGGTTTGACGAAAAAGTATTAATTAACAAAGTTTGTCTTGACGCAACTTGTCCGTTAAGTAAAGAGACAGACTACAAAAAAGCGGCAGTTAAAGTATATAAAGCTTAA
- a CDS encoding response regulator transcription factor, translating into MKILLVEDDEFIGESIKDYLELQDNRVDYYSSPSKALEEVYPSHYDIFLLDINMPEMNGYEFYDELKRYASDVPVIFITAYSDMDHVEKAFEIGAADYIKKPFELKELELRIKRLVFKKTNSVKITDDYEFDVKNLKLFYKGEEVELTPNEKYFLEILVKNIGQVVDMETLKDYIWEEKSVCDNTLRTQVKKLRAKLKENFIKNVRGSGYKIEKQQ; encoded by the coding sequence ATGAAAATTCTTTTAGTTGAAGATGATGAATTTATCGGGGAAAGCATAAAAGATTATTTAGAACTTCAAGATAATAGAGTAGATTATTATTCTTCACCTTCCAAAGCGTTAGAAGAAGTATATCCAAGTCATTATGATATATTTTTATTGGATATTAACATGCCTGAAATGAACGGATATGAGTTTTATGATGAACTCAAAAGATACGCGAGCGACGTACCGGTTATATTTATTACTGCATATTCGGATATGGATCATGTTGAAAAAGCTTTTGAAATAGGTGCGGCGGATTATATTAAAAAGCCTTTTGAACTAAAAGAGCTTGAATTACGTATTAAAAGACTTGTTTTTAAAAAAACGAACTCGGTTAAAATTACGGATGATTATGAATTTGATGTAAAAAATCTTAAACTGTTTTACAAAGGTGAAGAAGTAGAACTTACACCGAATGAAAAATACTTTTTGGAGATATTAGTTAAAAATATCGGTCAGGTTGTGGATATGGAAACCCTGAAAGATTATATATGGGAAGAAAAAAGCGTATGCGACAATACTCTCAGAACACAGGTTAAAAAATTAAGAGCCAAATTAAAAGAAAATTTTATTAAAAATGTAAGAGGAAGCGGGTACAAAATTGAGAAACAGCAATGA
- a CDS encoding sensor histidine kinase: MRNSNDFKFDITVAFVIFAFLIVISVTYISIFFFTKISTQEFQEKVKISANNIIQIYKTKEDIIKKSTLAIANSELFSNEFKINPEIVSSIFKIFLSANRDFLKIKYVNQYGKTIVYCKKIDHEIMCGENDKNNFIFRDFKLQTSIFTKEIMTNEGLVFETISPIKGDSKKGFIILESTLKRLFNNSSNFYNLLLIDQEGRIYYSNFLKAKSIFDLFTYTLADRIKKANDMFVTNDIYVVSLNKKFKLVFIQNKKLINKTNEVSQKLAMIMILISVFLAIPLGIFFSKPLYNFYRDLDKRVKEEIAKTQEKDQLLMHQSKLAALGEMLGNIAHQWRHPLTRLSLLIQNLEMAYNKNKLDKEFLENFQKKALSQIEYMSQTIDDFTNFFKKDTKKEHFCPKEIIEQALQLMDARIKQNKLEIIFDVKNTEPIEGYKSEFSQVILNIINNAIDILKERNVQNKKIWIRIKGKTIEIEDNAGGIPEEIRDKIFEPYFTTKFQSQGTGIGLYMSRVIITQHFNGELYAYNSENGAVFVIQMDKTK, encoded by the coding sequence TTGAGAAACAGCAATGATTTTAAGTTTGATATTACCGTTGCGTTTGTAATATTCGCTTTTTTAATAGTAATATCTGTTACATATATAAGTATATTTTTCTTTACAAAAATTTCTACTCAGGAATTTCAGGAAAAAGTAAAAATTTCTGCTAATAATATAATACAAATATATAAAACAAAAGAAGATATTATTAAAAAGAGCACATTAGCAATAGCTAATAGCGAGCTTTTTTCAAATGAGTTTAAAATCAATCCTGAAATTGTTTCTTCTATTTTTAAAATATTTTTATCGGCCAATAGGGATTTTTTGAAAATAAAATATGTAAATCAATATGGAAAAACTATTGTTTACTGTAAAAAAATTGATCATGAAATAATGTGTGGTGAAAATGATAAAAATAATTTTATTTTTAGGGATTTTAAACTTCAAACATCAATTTTTACAAAAGAGATTATGACAAATGAAGGTCTTGTTTTCGAAACAATATCCCCTATTAAAGGTGATTCAAAAAAAGGGTTTATTATACTTGAGTCAACACTTAAAAGGCTATTTAACAATTCAAGTAATTTTTATAACTTATTATTGATTGATCAGGAAGGAAGAATTTATTATAGTAATTTTTTAAAAGCGAAAAGTATATTTGATCTTTTTACTTACACTCTTGCAGACAGGATTAAAAAAGCCAACGATATGTTTGTTACGAATGACATTTATGTTGTTTCTTTGAATAAAAAGTTTAAACTTGTTTTTATTCAGAATAAAAAACTAATTAACAAAACAAATGAGGTTTCACAAAAACTTGCAATGATTATGATATTGATTTCTGTTTTCTTAGCTATACCTCTTGGTATTTTCTTCTCAAAGCCTCTTTACAATTTCTATAGAGATTTGGATAAAAGAGTTAAAGAGGAAATTGCCAAAACGCAAGAAAAAGATCAGCTATTAATGCATCAGAGCAAACTTGCCGCTCTTGGAGAAATGCTTGGAAACATTGCACATCAATGGAGGCATCCTCTTACAAGGCTTTCACTTTTGATTCAAAATCTTGAAATGGCTTACAATAAGAATAAACTTGATAAAGAATTTTTAGAAAATTTTCAAAAAAAAGCATTATCACAAATTGAATATATGTCGCAAACAATCGATGATTTCACAAATTTTTTCAAAAAAGATACTAAAAAAGAACATTTTTGCCCTAAAGAAATAATCGAACAGGCCCTGCAGCTTATGGATGCAAGAATTAAACAAAACAAACTTGAAATAATTTTTGATGTTAAAAACACAGAACCAATTGAAGGATATAAAAGTGAGTTTTCTCAGGTTATATTAAACATTATAAATAATGCGATTGATATTTTAAAGGAAAGAAATGTACAAAATAAAAAAATATGGATAAGAATAAAAGGGAAAACTATCGAAATAGAAGATAATGCTGGTGGAATTCCTGAGGAAATTAGAGATAAAATTTTTGAGCCGTATTTTACGACAAAATTTCAATCACAAGGAACTGGTATAGGGTTATATATGAGCAGAGTGATCATTACTCAGCATTTTAACGGAGAACTGTATGCATATAACTCTGAAAATGGCGCTGTTTTCGTTATTCAAATGGATAAAACGAAATAA
- a CDS encoding cytochrome c3 family protein: MKKATLGALIAGAIIGLGISYVAAVLVDVTGKPNFCASCHTMKPMVESFHESVHGGNNPQGFAVHHCTDCHLPKNSLIGYLIAKGISGTKDALSQFGIISRVDFKENFWEMKHYVYDSACLQCHHMVKEPEKAFGMSEESRYAHEQYWKEKNAGKDISCVSCHNDHTMVNFAHPNLLERLNEGE; encoded by the coding sequence ATGAAAAAAGCAACATTAGGAGCGTTAATAGCGGGTGCGATTATTGGTCTTGGTATTTCTTATGTAGCAGCTGTATTAGTAGATGTAACTGGTAAACCTAATTTCTGTGCAAGTTGTCACACAATGAAGCCTATGGTTGAAAGTTTCCATGAAAGTGTTCATGGTGGTAATAACCCTCAAGGTTTTGCAGTACATCATTGTACTGATTGTCACTTACCAAAAAATTCATTAATTGGTTATTTAATTGCTAAAGGAATAAGCGGAACTAAAGACGCATTGTCTCAGTTCGGAATTATTTCAAGAGTTGATTTTAAAGAAAACTTCTGGGAAATGAAACATTATGTATATGATAGTGCATGTTTACAATGTCACCACATGGTGAAAGAACCTGAAAAAGCATTTGGAATGAGTGAAGAAAGTAGATATGCTCACGAACAATACTGGAAAGAAAAAAATGCTGGTAAAGATATCAGCTGTGTAAGTTGCCATAATGACCATACAATGGTTAATTTTGCCCATCCAAACCTTCTTGAAAGATTAAATGAAGGAGAATAA
- a CDS encoding thioredoxin family protein, producing MKKLLVFLLLISSLFAVDWSGKINWAMNYNIAQSIAKSSDKLIMVDIALTTCPPCKYLAEKVYTDPEVSKYINDNFVAVFYLADQDSLPPTVQNYFTGSTPTILFLKPNGELVYSMIGARPPQAFLQIIKNVNNKYKGNK from the coding sequence ATGAAGAAGTTGTTAGTTTTCCTCTTATTGATTAGCAGTTTATTTGCCGTTGATTGGAGCGGTAAAATAAATTGGGCTATGAACTATAATATTGCCCAAAGCATTGCTAAATCGAGCGATAAATTGATTATGGTTGATATCGCTTTAACTACATGTCCTCCTTGTAAATATTTAGCTGAAAAAGTTTATACAGATCCTGAAGTTTCGAAATACATAAACGACAATTTTGTAGCAGTGTTTTATTTAGCTGATCAAGACAGCTTACCTCCAACAGTTCAGAATTATTTTACCGGTTCGACTCCTACAATTTTATTTTTAAAACCAAACGGTGAATTAGTGTATTCAATGATAGGTGCAAGACCTCCTCAAGCTTTTTTACAAATAATTAAAAATGTAAATAATAAATATAAAGGTAACAAATGA
- the ccsA gene encoding cytochrome c biogenesis protein CcsA: protein MIKKILSVFFSLETMVVLSLVFLVAQISATLMKTDTDAWVNVYGTLWFEIIMWLLGLNLVGVLFKYKTYKKVPIFVLHLSLLIILLGAAITRYFGYEGQLFLRNGEVKGEVVVIKNKAHPSDKEVVDLGFKIKLDKFVMRKYPGSMQPSSYDSYVTVIDGDKSFPYHIYMNHILVYKGYRFYQASYFPDEQGSILSVNHDPGMWITYIGYALLAIGFFWSMVYRKSRFMMTVKKLQKSGLFAFLLFFLLMPNVSKAMSIDEYAKNSVNTAKEFSTILVQQNGRIKPMDTLDLDVIHKITKKAKLLGMNYNQLITGMLSYPEVFQNAPLIYVGHPAVRKELGIEGKYAPYNAFFGSDGNLKYSKEINDAFNTPDKDRTKVQREWIKLNERIYVSYLVFTGQIFKIYPTPNAKNENYKWYSPFEIQQMVMMKKIDPFTGNFYVNQFASLVKALRDFDAKKVAEIRENIYKIQKEYSAPILPDPNKIKWELRYNHWQVFPSLIGVYSLLGIILIFIGFAEILKEKRFPIIEKILYSLGVLALLAHTANMLLRWYIAGHAPWSDAYESIVFIAWGSAFASLIFFRKSMLALGAGLFVAGMFMMVAHLNNIDPQITNMVPVLKSYWLLIHVAVITSSYGFLGVGSMLGALNLILFALRKYKNLDNQIKQLNNIIYIALYIGLALLSIGTFLGGVWANESWGRYWSWDPKETWSLITMIVYALVIHGKMIPKLRGEFIFSLLSFLSFFFVLMTYFGVNFYIAQGLHSYGQGTADGYWWINVIFAGMGAWFAVVIVTLIMGILSRVSKPVKLEENEYHPKG from the coding sequence ATGATAAAAAAAATATTAAGTGTATTTTTCTCACTTGAAACAATGGTTGTACTTTCATTAGTGTTTTTAGTGGCGCAGATTAGTGCAACTTTAATGAAAACGGATACAGATGCTTGGGTAAATGTTTACGGAACATTATGGTTCGAAATAATAATGTGGCTTTTAGGCTTAAATCTTGTAGGGGTTTTATTTAAATATAAAACTTATAAAAAAGTTCCTATTTTTGTGTTGCATTTATCGTTATTAATAATATTATTAGGTGCTGCCATTACAAGATATTTTGGTTATGAAGGACAGCTGTTTTTAAGAAACGGTGAAGTTAAAGGTGAAGTTGTTGTAATTAAGAATAAAGCTCATCCTTCTGATAAAGAGGTTGTGGATTTAGGTTTTAAAATAAAACTTGATAAGTTCGTAATGAGAAAATATCCTGGAAGTATGCAACCAAGTAGTTATGACAGTTATGTAACTGTAATAGATGGTGATAAAAGTTTTCCTTATCATATATATATGAACCATATTTTAGTTTATAAAGGGTACAGATTTTATCAAGCAAGTTATTTCCCTGATGAGCAGGGAAGTATTTTATCTGTAAATCATGACCCGGGAATGTGGATTACTTATATTGGATATGCACTTTTAGCTATAGGATTTTTCTGGAGCATGGTATACAGAAAAAGCAGATTTATGATGACAGTTAAAAAATTACAAAAAAGCGGGCTTTTTGCGTTTTTATTATTCTTCTTATTAATGCCTAACGTTTCAAAAGCTATGAGTATAGATGAATATGCCAAAAATTCAGTAAATACAGCAAAAGAGTTTTCTACTATTCTTGTGCAGCAAAACGGTAGAATTAAACCGATGGATACTCTTGATTTGGATGTTATTCATAAAATTACTAAAAAAGCAAAACTGCTTGGAATGAATTACAATCAGTTAATTACCGGGATGCTTTCTTATCCTGAAGTGTTTCAAAACGCACCTTTAATATATGTTGGCCATCCGGCGGTAAGAAAAGAACTTGGTATCGAAGGTAAATATGCACCTTATAACGCTTTTTTTGGAAGTGACGGCAATTTAAAATATTCAAAAGAAATAAATGATGCGTTTAATACTCCTGATAAAGACAGAACAAAAGTACAAAGAGAATGGATTAAATTAAATGAAAGAATTTATGTATCATATTTGGTTTTTACCGGACAAATATTTAAAATTTATCCAACTCCGAATGCGAAAAATGAGAATTATAAATGGTATTCGCCATTTGAAATACAACAAATGGTTATGATGAAGAAAATTGATCCGTTTACAGGTAATTTTTACGTGAATCAATTTGCTTCTTTAGTAAAAGCGTTGAGAGATTTCGATGCTAAAAAAGTTGCAGAAATCAGAGAAAACATTTATAAAATACAAAAAGAATATTCGGCTCCTATTTTACCGGATCCTAATAAAATCAAATGGGAACTTAGATATAATCACTGGCAGGTATTTCCAAGTTTAATCGGGGTATATTCACTTCTTGGTATTATCTTGATTTTTATTGGATTTGCGGAAATTCTAAAAGAAAAAAGATTCCCTATAATTGAAAAAATACTTTATTCATTAGGTGTTCTTGCATTATTGGCTCATACTGCTAATATGCTTTTAAGATGGTATATTGCCGGGCATGCTCCTTGGTCGGACGCATATGAATCTATTGTATTTATTGCTTGGGGTAGTGCATTTGCATCTCTTATTTTCTTTAGAAAATCAATGCTTGCACTTGGTGCCGGTCTTTTTGTTGCGGGTATGTTTATGATGGTTGCACATTTAAATAATATAGATCCTCAGATTACAAATATGGTACCGGTGTTGAAATCTTACTGGTTACTTATCCATGTTGCGGTAATTACTTCAAGTTATGGATTTTTGGGTGTAGGTAGTATGTTAGGGGCTCTTAACTTGATTTTGTTTGCATTAAGAAAATACAAAAATCTCGACAATCAAATTAAACAATTAAATAACATTATTTATATTGCCTTATATATAGGCCTGGCGCTACTTAGTATCGGTACGTTTTTAGGTGGTGTATGGGCGAATGAAAGTTGGGGTAGATATTGGTCATGGGACCCTAAAGAAACATGGAGTTTAATTACTATGATTGTTTATGCGTTGGTGATTCACGGTAAAATGATACCGAAACTAAGAGGTGAATTTATATTTTCACTTTTAAGTTTTCTAAGCTTTTTCTTTGTACTTATGACATATTTCGGTGTAAATTTCTATATTGCTCAAGGACTTCACAGTTACGGTCAGGGTACAGCTGACGGATATTGGTGGATTAATGTTATATTTGCAGGAATGGGGGCTTGGTTTGCCGTTGTAATTGTAACTTTAATCATGGGTATTTTATCAAGAGTTTCAAAACCGGTTAAGTTAGAAGAAAACGAATATCACCCAAAAGGTTGA